A single window of Nicotiana tomentosiformis chromosome 1, ASM39032v3, whole genome shotgun sequence DNA harbors:
- the LOC104112606 gene encoding protein SOSEKI 1 isoform X1: MVKSCNTPTPQHTLKRLMEAQTQGGAEVRRLHIIYFLSRKGRIEHPHLIRVHHFSRNGIRLRDVKRWLGELRGKDMPESFAWSYKRKYKTGYVWQDLLDEDLITPISDNEYVLKGSEVSKDVKCGEKGVLATMQKEQTKQEDHIQDPFMDSSKKTPSEIEEESQNIASEPSTLTTDSPELQEEEEKDSENKNIQEKVNNFENNSFSSSSSFGSKKTKMKTEDHVKENGEKISTQSSEKPTKNPSFNKSRSYSNGASSIFRNLITCGAVDTNDSGIVPIRKNRSSFSSSGEKAVSFSSEICRAEKVGGSQRIFGTAWNQQHQHTNGRKSCDGAYSSSKNKNEFGSRRSVSANYKPVNGPNCAQCGKPFKPEKLHTHMKSCKGMKALAKGANSVTSATEKTSKVDSVSGTFLTH, from the exons ATGGTCAAAAGCTGCAACACCCCCACCCCTCAACACACCCTCAA AAGATTAATGGAAGCACAAACTCAAGGAGGTGCAGAAGTTAGAAGACTTCACATCATATATTTTCTCAGTAGAAAAGGTCGTATTGAACATCCTCATCTTATCAGAGTTCATCATTTTTCTAGAAATGGCATTCGTCTCCGAG ATGTTAAGAGATGGTTGGGAGAATTGCGAGGAAAAGACATGCCTGAATCTTTTGCTTGGTCATACAAGAG GAAATACAAGACAGGATATGTATGGCAAGACTTGTTGGATGAAGATCTCATTACTCCTATCTCCGATAATGAATATGTCCTTAAAGGGTCCGAAGTTTCTAAAG ATGTTAAATGTGGTGAAAAAGGAGTACTAGCAACCATGCAAAAGGAACAAACCAAACAAGAAGATCATATTCAAGATCCATTCATGGATTCATCAAAGAAAACCCCTTCAGAAATTGAAGAAGAATCTCAAAATATTGCTTCTGAACCTTCCACACTCACCACAGATTCACCAGAActccaagaagaagaagaaaaagattcaGAAAACAAAAATATACAAGAAAAAGTTAACAATTTTGAGAACAAttctttttcctcttcttcttcttttggcTCAAAGAAAACCAAGATGAAAACTGAGGATCACGTTAAAGAAAATGGAGAAAAGATTAGTACTCAGAGTTCAGAAAAACCAACGAAAAATCCAAGTTTTAACAAGAGTAGAAGCTATTCAAATGGAGCTTCAAGTATTTTCAGGAATTTGATCACTTGTGGAGCTGTGGATACTAATGATTCTGGAATTGTTCCAATTAGAAAAAATAGGTCTTCTTTTAGTAGTTCTGGTGAAAAAGCAGTGAGTTTTTCGTCAGAGATTTGTAGAGCTGAGAAAGTTGGAGGATCTCAAAGGATTTTTGGCACTGCTTGGAATCAACAGCATCAACATACTAATGGAAG GAAAAGTTGTGATGGGGCATACAGTTCGTCAAAGAACAAAAATGAATTTGGTAGTCGTAGATCAGTTTCTGCTAATTACAAGCCAGTCAATGGACCCAACTGCGC GCAATGTGGGAAGCCATTCAAGCCAGAGAAACTTCATACCCACATGAAATCCTGCAAAGGGATGAAAGCTCTGGCAAAGGGTGCTAATTCTGTTACTTCTGCTACTGAGAAGACTTCAAAAGTGGATTCTGTTTCTGGAACCTTTTTGACTCATTAA
- the LOC104112603 gene encoding short-chain dehydrogenase reductase 3b-like: MANKLRLEGKVAVITGAASGIGEATARLFVEHGARVVIADIQDELGLQVVASIGTDKASYRHCDVTDEKQVEETVAYAVEKYGTLDIMFSNVGTLNFCSVLDMDMTAFDKTMALNVRGTALAVKHAARVMVAKQVRGSIICNASIESILAGAASLAYVASKHAVVGIVKAAARELGLHGVRVNGVSPYGIATPLVCKAYGCNDAASLEAGISGNGHLKGVTLSTEHIAQAALFLASDESAYISGHNLAVDGGLSSMLKLNY, encoded by the exons ATGGCAAATAAGCTCAG ATTGGAGGGCAAAGTGGCTGTAATTACGGGTGCAGCAAGTGGTATAGGTGAAGCAACTGCAAGATTGTTTGTGGAACATGGGGCTCGCGTGGTAATTGCCGATATTCAAGACGAACTTGGTCTCCAAGTAGTGGCGTCCATTGGAACAGACAAGGCCAGCTACCGCCACTGCGACGTCACTGACGAGAAACAAGTCGAGGAAACTGTCGCCTACGCTGTTGAAAAATACGGCACTCTCGACATCATGTTTAGCAATGTCGGAACGCTGAACTTCTGCAGCGTTCTCGACATGGATATGACGGCCTTTGACAAAACAATGGCCCTCAACGTGCGAGGTACGGCATTAGCCGTCAAGCATGCAGCTCGAGTCATGGTTGCTAAACAAGTTAGAGGCTCCATCATATGCAACGCGAGCATTGAGTCTATTCTTGCTGGGGCAGCCTCGTTGGCCTACGTAGCGTCGAAGCACGCAGTCGTAGGCATTGTGAAAGCAGCGGCGCGCGAGCTAGGACTGCACGGTGTCAGGGTGAACGGCGTGTCGCCTTATGGCATTGCGACGCCACTCGTATGCAAAGCCTACGGCTGCAATGATGCCGCTTCGTTGGAAGCTGGAATATCTGGAAATGGTCACTTGAAAGGTGTTACGTTGAGCACGGAACATATAGCACAAGCAGCACTTTTCTTGGCGTCAGATGAATCCGCTTACATTAGCGGTCATAATTTGGCTGTAGATGGCGGCCTCAGTTCTATGTTGAAGCTGAATTACTAA
- the LOC104112605 gene encoding uncharacterized protein, translating to MASLTPGILLKLLQHLDDKQTKVAGEHRAALLQVISIVPSLDDDPWKSRGFYLRVSDSQHSAYVSVSEEDVELILSDKIQLGQFIHVNRLDSGSPVPVLRGVKPVPKRRPCVGDPKDLISSDFLTARSRPDPKRGKKNAEVKRVEAKTKVNRVVVSEDRDIKARRQSIGNGKVEGLEMRRLSLDSVRKGWDRSPGEKNGGGATPRSKSKSGFSGSDSLPYVKKPSFDKVSTPRHSTASISPLTNKNIIVSPRSITKPTRKDLELLQDETLPYNLTKVALSFKNWSDSRISWSSLPSTVRDLGKEVTSYRNVACLSAMHALEEAAAAEGVIQCMSMFAELCESSKKVPAGQLVEQYLNLHENMQKAAAVVKSLVMRRTLEAKGSDKFFLQNPFPEICHNFTNKNAASWIQAAIDSELSNFCLFIKEGKKGNLDNEKSHYVILENNRKNSEAENQSPKNKQSPKTNGPSGPDSSGRRSVSQLKQHLPATRRTNIEREQWFKGSGLKEAAILAEKLLASSRAWFLNFLEDSLNKGFGLNTVEGNSEIAGLLGQLKRVNQWLDDMVQLGSQVDERVEGLRKKLYRFLLDHVDSSILGGK from the exons ATGGCGTCTCTAACGCCTGGTATTTTGCTTAAACTCTTGCAACACCTCGATGATAAACAAACCAAAGTTGCTGGTGAACACCGCGCTGCTCTTCTTCAG GTAATTAGTATAGTTCCATCACTAGATGATGATCCATGGAAAAGCAGGGGATTTTATCTAAGGGTATCAGATTCTCAGCATTCAGCTTACGTTTCTGTATCAGAAGAAGATGTTGAGTTGATACTGAGTGACAAGATCCAACTCGGTCAGTTCATTCACGTGAACCGGCTTGACTCCGGTTCCCCTGTTCCGGTTCTCCGTGGCGTGAAGCCGGTTCCCAAGAGGCGTCCATGTGTTGGAGATCCTAAAGATTTGATCTCCAGTGATTTTTTGACTGCCAGGAGCCGACCCGACCCGAAAAGGGGGAAGAAGAATGCTGAAGTGAAAAGGGTCGAGGCTAAAACCAAGGTGAACAGAGTGGTTGTGAGTGAAGATAGGGATATAAAAGCAAGAAGGCAATCCATTGGAAATGGGAAGGTGGAGGGGTTAGAGATGAGGAGATTGAGTTTGGATTCAGTGAGAAAAGGATGGGACAGGAGCCCTGGTGAGAAAAATGGTGGTGGAGCTACACCTAGGTCCAAATCCAAAAGCGGGTTCTCGGGTTCGGATTCT CTTCCTTATGTGAAGAAGCCTTCATTTGACAAAGTTTCAACACCAAGGCATTCAACTGCAAGCATTTCACCACTTACAAACAAGAATATTATTGTCTCACCAAGATCAATTACCAAGCCCACAAGAAAAGATCTAGAGCTTTTACAAGATGAGACTCTTCCATACAATCTGACTAAGGTGGCACTCAGTTTTAAGAATTGGTCTGACTCAAGGATTTCATGGAGTTCACTTCCATCAACGGTTCGTGATCTTGGCAAG GAAGTTACAAGTTATAGGAATGTCGCGTGTCTGTCTGCTATGCATGCACTGGAAGAAGCTGCTGCTGCTGAAGGTGTAATCCAGTGCATGAG TATGTTTGCAGAACTATGTGAATCATCGAAGAAAGTACCTGCTGGACAGCTGGTGGAGCAATATTTGAACCTTCATGAAAACATGCAGAAAGCGGCGGCTGTTGTTAAATCATTGGTGATGAGAAGAACTCTTGAAGCAAAAGGCAGTGACAAGTTCTTTCTGCAGAATCCCTTTCCAGAAATTTGCCATAATTTTACAAATAAGAATGCTGCCTCTTGGATTCAAGCTGCAATTGATTCCGAGCTTTCCAATTTCTGTTTGTTCATAAAGGAAGGCAAGAAGGGGAATTTAGATAATGAAAAGTCTCATTATGTTATATTAGAGAACAATCGTAAGAATAGTGAAGCAGAGAACCAGTCACCTAAAAACAAGCAAAGCCCTAAAACCAATGGGCCATCTGGTCCTGATTCTAGTGGAAGAAGATCGGTATCTCAATTGAAGCAGCATTTACCAGCTACAAGAAGAACGAACATTGAAAGAGAACAATGGTTCAAAGGGAGTGGGCTGAAGGAGGCTGCAATTTTAGCAGAAAAGTTGCTTGCTTCGTCTCGTGCTTGGTTCTTGAACTTTTTAGAAGATTCTTTGAACAAGGGATTTGGGCTGAATACCGTGGAAGGGAATTCTGAAATTGCAGGTCTTCTTGGTCAGCTGAAAAGGGTCAATCAGTGGTTGGATGACATGGTTCAGTTAGGAAGCCAAGTAGATGAGAGGGTGGAAGGATTAAGAAAGAAGTTATATAGATTTTTGCTTGATCATGTTGACTCCTCCATTCTTGGAGGTAAGTAA
- the LOC104112606 gene encoding protein SOSEKI 1 isoform X3, translated as MEAQTQGGAEVRRLHIIYFLSRKGRIEHPHLIRVHHFSRNGIRLRDVKRWLGELRGKDMPESFAWSYKRKYKTGYVWQDLLDEDLITPISDNEYVLKGSEVSKDVKCGEKGVLATMQKEQTKQEDHIQDPFMDSSKKTPSEIEEESQNIASEPSTLTTDSPELQEEEEKDSENKNIQEKVNNFENNSFSSSSSFGSKKTKMKTEDHVKENGEKISTQSSEKPTKNPSFNKSRSYSNGASSIFRNLITCGAVDTNDSGIVPIRKNRSSFSSSGEKAVSFSSEICRAEKVGGSQRIFGTAWNQQHQHTNGRKSCDGAYSSSKNKNEFGSRRSVSANYKPVNGPNCAQCGKPFKPEKLHTHMKSCKGMKALAKGANSVTSATEKTSKVDSVSGTFLTH; from the exons ATGGAAGCACAAACTCAAGGAGGTGCAGAAGTTAGAAGACTTCACATCATATATTTTCTCAGTAGAAAAGGTCGTATTGAACATCCTCATCTTATCAGAGTTCATCATTTTTCTAGAAATGGCATTCGTCTCCGAG ATGTTAAGAGATGGTTGGGAGAATTGCGAGGAAAAGACATGCCTGAATCTTTTGCTTGGTCATACAAGAG GAAATACAAGACAGGATATGTATGGCAAGACTTGTTGGATGAAGATCTCATTACTCCTATCTCCGATAATGAATATGTCCTTAAAGGGTCCGAAGTTTCTAAAG ATGTTAAATGTGGTGAAAAAGGAGTACTAGCAACCATGCAAAAGGAACAAACCAAACAAGAAGATCATATTCAAGATCCATTCATGGATTCATCAAAGAAAACCCCTTCAGAAATTGAAGAAGAATCTCAAAATATTGCTTCTGAACCTTCCACACTCACCACAGATTCACCAGAActccaagaagaagaagaaaaagattcaGAAAACAAAAATATACAAGAAAAAGTTAACAATTTTGAGAACAAttctttttcctcttcttcttcttttggcTCAAAGAAAACCAAGATGAAAACTGAGGATCACGTTAAAGAAAATGGAGAAAAGATTAGTACTCAGAGTTCAGAAAAACCAACGAAAAATCCAAGTTTTAACAAGAGTAGAAGCTATTCAAATGGAGCTTCAAGTATTTTCAGGAATTTGATCACTTGTGGAGCTGTGGATACTAATGATTCTGGAATTGTTCCAATTAGAAAAAATAGGTCTTCTTTTAGTAGTTCTGGTGAAAAAGCAGTGAGTTTTTCGTCAGAGATTTGTAGAGCTGAGAAAGTTGGAGGATCTCAAAGGATTTTTGGCACTGCTTGGAATCAACAGCATCAACATACTAATGGAAG GAAAAGTTGTGATGGGGCATACAGTTCGTCAAAGAACAAAAATGAATTTGGTAGTCGTAGATCAGTTTCTGCTAATTACAAGCCAGTCAATGGACCCAACTGCGC GCAATGTGGGAAGCCATTCAAGCCAGAGAAACTTCATACCCACATGAAATCCTGCAAAGGGATGAAAGCTCTGGCAAAGGGTGCTAATTCTGTTACTTCTGCTACTGAGAAGACTTCAAAAGTGGATTCTGTTTCTGGAACCTTTTTGACTCATTAA
- the LOC104112606 gene encoding protein SOSEKI 1 isoform X2, whose protein sequence is MKREIRLMEAQTQGGAEVRRLHIIYFLSRKGRIEHPHLIRVHHFSRNGIRLRDVKRWLGELRGKDMPESFAWSYKRKYKTGYVWQDLLDEDLITPISDNEYVLKGSEVSKDVKCGEKGVLATMQKEQTKQEDHIQDPFMDSSKKTPSEIEEESQNIASEPSTLTTDSPELQEEEEKDSENKNIQEKVNNFENNSFSSSSSFGSKKTKMKTEDHVKENGEKISTQSSEKPTKNPSFNKSRSYSNGASSIFRNLITCGAVDTNDSGIVPIRKNRSSFSSSGEKAVSFSSEICRAEKVGGSQRIFGTAWNQQHQHTNGRKSCDGAYSSSKNKNEFGSRRSVSANYKPVNGPNCAQCGKPFKPEKLHTHMKSCKGMKALAKGANSVTSATEKTSKVDSVSGTFLTH, encoded by the exons ATGAAAAGAGAAAT AAGATTAATGGAAGCACAAACTCAAGGAGGTGCAGAAGTTAGAAGACTTCACATCATATATTTTCTCAGTAGAAAAGGTCGTATTGAACATCCTCATCTTATCAGAGTTCATCATTTTTCTAGAAATGGCATTCGTCTCCGAG ATGTTAAGAGATGGTTGGGAGAATTGCGAGGAAAAGACATGCCTGAATCTTTTGCTTGGTCATACAAGAG GAAATACAAGACAGGATATGTATGGCAAGACTTGTTGGATGAAGATCTCATTACTCCTATCTCCGATAATGAATATGTCCTTAAAGGGTCCGAAGTTTCTAAAG ATGTTAAATGTGGTGAAAAAGGAGTACTAGCAACCATGCAAAAGGAACAAACCAAACAAGAAGATCATATTCAAGATCCATTCATGGATTCATCAAAGAAAACCCCTTCAGAAATTGAAGAAGAATCTCAAAATATTGCTTCTGAACCTTCCACACTCACCACAGATTCACCAGAActccaagaagaagaagaaaaagattcaGAAAACAAAAATATACAAGAAAAAGTTAACAATTTTGAGAACAAttctttttcctcttcttcttcttttggcTCAAAGAAAACCAAGATGAAAACTGAGGATCACGTTAAAGAAAATGGAGAAAAGATTAGTACTCAGAGTTCAGAAAAACCAACGAAAAATCCAAGTTTTAACAAGAGTAGAAGCTATTCAAATGGAGCTTCAAGTATTTTCAGGAATTTGATCACTTGTGGAGCTGTGGATACTAATGATTCTGGAATTGTTCCAATTAGAAAAAATAGGTCTTCTTTTAGTAGTTCTGGTGAAAAAGCAGTGAGTTTTTCGTCAGAGATTTGTAGAGCTGAGAAAGTTGGAGGATCTCAAAGGATTTTTGGCACTGCTTGGAATCAACAGCATCAACATACTAATGGAAG GAAAAGTTGTGATGGGGCATACAGTTCGTCAAAGAACAAAAATGAATTTGGTAGTCGTAGATCAGTTTCTGCTAATTACAAGCCAGTCAATGGACCCAACTGCGC GCAATGTGGGAAGCCATTCAAGCCAGAGAAACTTCATACCCACATGAAATCCTGCAAAGGGATGAAAGCTCTGGCAAAGGGTGCTAATTCTGTTACTTCTGCTACTGAGAAGACTTCAAAAGTGGATTCTGTTTCTGGAACCTTTTTGACTCATTAA